From the genome of Pseudomonadota bacterium:
GATGCTGGTGTCGATCTGCCACAGCACGCGCCCGTCTCCCACGTCCAGCGCGACAACCACCCCGTCGGTGAAGCCGGTGATCAGACGCTTGTTTGCCAGGGTCAACGCGGCGTAGCCGCTCACCGCAAAGCCGTCGGGCCGCTCCCGCCGGTAGGCCCACAGTGTTTCGCCGCTGATCCGCGACAGCGCGGCCACCGCGTCGCCTCCCGCAGCCACGTACAGGGCATCCTCGAGGAGCAGCGGACGCTTGCGAATCGGCTCGTGCAAGTCAGCGCGCCACTTGCGTTGCTGCGAGTCGGCATCGAGAGCATGCACGATACCGTTCTCGGTCGCGATGAACAGCTCTCCTCGGTCCGCGTCAACGGCGATCTGCGCCTCGACGGAAGACTCCGTGCGGTACTTGAACACACGCCGCCCGTTACGATTCAGCGCCCACACCTCGCCCGTCGTCAGCCCGACATAAACCCTTCCGGTGCGTGCATCCACGGCAGGCCCGGCCGTTTCGAGAGGCAAGTAGGGGCCCTGGCGACCGTCTGCAAGCTCGCGAATCCACTGCACCCTCAGCGGTCCAAAGCCTCCGGACGGCCGGTCCGATGCCCCGATCCATCCGAAGTTGCCGTCCTGCTGGAACACACCGCAGCTCGCTGCCATCACGGCGCCCGCCAACAACGAGGCAACACGCACCAAGCCCACGCGTGATCCTGCGCTGCAGCGGCAGGCACCGCCCCTGTCGGATCGATCGGATCGACCTGTCACCGGCAGCTACTCCTGCGCGTCCGAGCCGGGGGGGGTCCCGGGCTCTACCTGGCTTGCAGCTGCCGGCTGGCCTGCAGACCCGGACTCGCCGCTGGTTATGGGCTGGCTCGTGGCGGCAGAGCGCTCGAGCTCCAACAACCGATCCTCGGCTGGCGCGAGCAGGCCGGGGTTCAGCACCGCCTCCGTAAACCCTTGAGCGGGGTCCCCGGAGCCCCCGATCTTCTTGAGGCGCTCGACCAGAGCGGTCAGCGTGCGCAGCGCCCCCTGGACATCGCCCTTGGCGGACTGAACACGCGCGCGATGGTAGTCGGCGAGCGCCCGGTAGCGGCCCCCCGCCAGCGCGGCCAGCTCATCCCAGCGCTTGGCGGCTTCGTCGAACTCCTCATCGCACTCGTGGCTGAACCCGATGCCCTCGAGTGCTTGCCGCTTCTCG
Proteins encoded in this window:
- a CDS encoding PQQ-binding-like beta-propeller repeat protein, which codes for MTGRSDRSDRGGACRCSAGSRVGLVRVASLLAGAVMAASCGVFQQDGNFGWIGASDRPSGGFGPLRVQWIRELADGRQGPYLPLETAGPAVDARTGRVYVGLTTGEVWALNRNGRRVFKYRTESSVEAQIAVDADRGELFIATENGIVHALDADSQQRKWRADLHEPIRKRPLLLEDALYVAAGGDAVAALSRISGETLWAYRRERPDGFAVSGYAALTLANKRLITGFTDGVVVALDVGDGRVLWQIDTSIHVEPGAKGMPAFSDVDTTPAVLGQQVFVASYAAGLYALNVRTGGIDWREPELTGITALAARPGRLVIASADRGLVCMDPASRRTLWRRPAHRGPPTSPVIHRQYLIAGESRGALRLLALDDGRELARVESGTGFSARAAVLGGMAFAVSNGGTVYAFRMN